A single window of Candoia aspera isolate rCanAsp1 chromosome 3, rCanAsp1.hap2, whole genome shotgun sequence DNA harbors:
- the MAGOH gene encoding protein mago nashi homolog yields the protein MASDFYLRYYVGHKGKFGHEFLEFEFRPDGKLRYANNSNYKNDVMIRKEAYVHKSVMEELKRIIDDSEITKEDDALWPPPDRVGRQELEIVIGDEHISFTTSKIGSLIDVNQSKDPEGLRVFYYLVQDLKCLVFSLIGLHFKIKPI from the exons ATGGCGAGCGATTTCTACTTGCGCTACTACGTTGGACACAAGGGCAAGTTTGGCCATGAGTTTCTCGAGTTCGAGTTCCGTCCTGACG gtaAACTGAGATATGCAAATAATAGCAATTATAAAAATGATGTCATGATCAGAAAAGAA GCCTATGTACATAAAAGTGTGATGGAAGAACTAAAGAGGATAATTGATGACAGTGAAATTACAAAAGAAGATGATGCGTTGTGGCCTCCACCAGATAGAGTTGGTCGGCAG GAGCTTGAAATTGTGATCGGGGATGAGCATATCTCTTTCACAACATCAAAAATTGGTTCTCTTATTGATGTGAATCAGTCCAA GGATCCAGAAGGTCTAAGAGTGTTTTACTATCTTGTCCAGGATCTCAAGTGTCTAGTCTTCAGTCTCATTGGATTACATTTCAAGATTAAACCAATTTAA